The DNA region TGGGGTCGCGAGTTCGAGTCTCGTTTCCCGCTCCAATTTAGATTTGAGTGTGAAATGCAACCTTACTAAGGTTGGGGTCGTCTCTTTATAATAAGAGCGAGTCTCGTTTCCCGCTCCAGTTTAAAAGGCGAGTTAGCAAAGCGGTTATGCACTGGATTGCAAATCCACGTAGACCGGTTCGACTCCGGTACTCGCCTCCATATTTGAAAAGACAACAGGTGTTGTTTTTTCAAAGCTTGAAGCGCTACAATGCTTCAAGCGCCCGGGTGGTGAAATTGGTAGACACAGCAGACTTAAAATCTGCCGACCGTTAGGTCGTGCCGGTTCGATTCCGGCTCCGGGCACCATACAGAAAGGCCATCGTTCATTCGATGGCCTTTTTTTTCGCCTGTTTCAGGGCTACAGCCCTTGAAACGCCTGCTTTCCCGCTAAAATATTCAACCTTCAAAAATTTTATTCCTCACTATTTTTCACCTCTTTTCACTGTGTTTTTCGTTCAAAAATTTCCACTTCCTGACCACTGCTTCCACCACTAAGCTTTTCCTGTGAGAGTAAGCCTAAGAGGGTGATTTCCATGGCTTCATATGAAGAAAGAATCCACGGGTGGTTGGTGCGAATTCATAAGTTTGGAGTGCGAGAAAGCAAAACTTTCGACACAAAAGAAGAAGCTGAGTCCTGGGCTAACAAAAGGGAAGAAGAAATAGCCGCAATGGGCAGCTCTGAACGGGAGGTTGCCAAAGTACGAAGGCAGAAGGTAACCCTGCGCCAATGCTTTGAACGATATATCAAGGAAGTAAGCCCCAAGAAAAAAGGCAAGGAGACGGCTCTCCGGGAAGGTAAGCGGTTTATGCAGTTCTGCACCAATCCTTCACACGAACCACTGGGCAGTTTGATGGATAAGAAAATGTCAAAAATTGAGCCCCATCATATTGCCGAGTGGAAACTGAATCGCTTGAATCATGTAACGAACAGCTCGGTGGTCAGGGATAAAAATTTTCTCAGCCATGTATTCAGCACAGCTAGGGAATGGGGGTATATAGAAGAAACACCGTTCGGGGGGAAAGTGAAGTTCAGTGAAGACGATGACAGTGACCGGGATCGCAGGGTCACTGATCAGGAAATTGAGGAAGTACTGTTTGCCCTGGATGATTGGGATCGGCAGAGAAAACCGGAAACACCCAGAGAGACAGTAGCGCTGTTGTGGTGTCTTTGTCTTGAAACCGGAATGCGTTTACAGGAAGTGAAGTTTCTAGAAGCGGCCGAAATTGATCTGGAATCGGGTGTGATCGATTTGCCCAGAGAAAGAGTTAAAGAGAAACGGAAAAAGTCAGTGGCTCTGACGGATGAAGCCATCCGGTTAATTCAGTTAGGCAAAACAGAGGAAAAGTATTGGTTTGATAGTAATAAACTGAATGTCAGCTCTATCTTCTCTCTGGCTAGCCGGCAGACAACCATAGAAAACCTCCAGTTCCGGGATTCCAGACATGAAGCTTTGACTCGTTTATCTGAAAAGCTGAAACCCTTTGAATTAGCCCGTCAGGCAGGGCACAGGGACATGAACAGAACCTTAAAATACTATCGCAAGACAGCCAGAGAGTACGGGCAGAAACTGCGAGATTAACTGACGGATCGCTTGCGACCTCTCTTTTTGGGATGTTGTTCACCTATATTGTCAGACTTGATGTAAGCATTTTCAGCCCACAGAATCACATCACTGTTTAACCATCGGGGTTTGCTTTTGTGGCGCTGACCATCAATAACGATTTCGTTATGCCTGGGAGGAGGGAAGCCGGTCTGTTTGACCAGAACATTACGAGTGTAATTGATAGAGTGATCAAGAAAGCGGGCGATGCTTTTTATTGACCAGAACTCGATTTCATTTTTCATCGTTCAGTACCTTTAACAAAGGGCCGGGCAACTCATGATGGGGGAAGTGGAGTGAAGGTAGCGAGTGAGAACCTGCAATTTTTGTAGCGGTGTATTCCTGTTCATCGATCCATTGTTGCTCGAAGGCTACTTCAACCAGCCGGTCAACCAACTCAGTGAAGGAGAGTGCGCCCTGACGAACCAGCTTGATATTGCTGGGCGGGCGCATCAGGAAAAGCGCAGGATAAGCAAGAATGTTCAACGCACCCGGTGGTGATAAGTCAATGTGACTATTAGGGAACTCTCGAATTGTGTTTCCGTCCGTTGATATTGCAATGATTTCAAATCCATAGTTCATTCGCAGCAAGAGAACAGCTTTGGCCTGAACATGACATAGGGGGCAACTGCCCTTGTAGTAAAATACCAGCCCTGCCATTTTAGCGATTTTTGTCAAAATGGCTTCTTTGGCTTTGTAGGCAATATCATCTTTAATTTTTGCTGCTGCGGGAGATATAGGGCGTCGGATGTTTTCATCCAGATAGGGGTCGTTTTCTATAATCCGTTTGCCAGCATGGGCAAATCGCTCGGCCTTATCTTTCACTATTTTATTCAGATAGAGATAAGCACTGATATTCTCTTTGCTTGGGTCATCTATTGCCCTGTCCAGATATTCACCGATATTTTTTCTGATCCAGCTGGCAGGAGGCTCTTTTGATAATACGGCTGACATAGCTGGATTATTGGTTTGCTCTTCTGGTTCAGGTATCGATTCATACCAGAACCAGCCCTCAGAGTGTCGGTCAAACCATCGCTCCTCCGAGATGGCGGTTGCTGGAAAAAGCAGTAATAAAAGAAGGAAGAAAAACATCAGACACGTTTCTGCCAGTTGGCTGTCCACCAACCGAGTGAAAGGGTGGTCAGCCAAGCCATTACAGGAAACAGCCAGACGGGAAAAGACCAGGGAATCATCACCAGATATAAGAACAGTCCCGGAATCCAGCGGCACAGTCTGCGGCTCCACAGGTTTCGTAGTGGGCTGGTGTAGTGGAAATCATGGTAGCGAATTTTCCGGATCAACCATCCGTCCATGACCGCAGCCAGAAGAACGATGCCCCAGTAAGGAAAGCAGGCGATTAGCAGGGCAATACGATAAAACAGTTGTTGCAGAAGCGTCAGGAAGTTCCGGACAACGCTTTGGAAAAACTCGATGGTTTTGGCGAGCCCTTCGCCCATCTTGCGATCCGGCGTAGTGTGCTTCAGTAGAAAGCCCTGAACGCCCGTTTCAAACACTGTTTTGCTGTAGAGCCTCTGTCCTGTATTGATAATCCAGATTCCATTACCTTCTCCCAAGCTTTGAGCGTATTGCTGTTGCTCTTTCTGAAGATATTGATTCATGTTTTGTCCGGGGATAGCCAGCCAGATCAGAATGAGACCCAGCCCATAGCACCAGACGACGATGGGGCTGGTCTGTTTTTGAGAATTTGTCATGGATTGTTTTGATATCAGAGGTTCAGGATTCTGGAGAGCAGATGATCGGAATACGACCTTTCAGCAGACGACCACCGCCCAGTCGTGCCACATATTCCAGGTTGGGGAGCTCGCCTAACAGTTGCGGCGGGAACAGGTCGCCGGTTTCCTCCAGCTGTTGTTCACTTAAGCTGCCTGTAAACTCCATTGGGCGGTTGGCGTCGGTGCTGATGCCCTGATTGCGGATAAAGTAGCGGTAACGAACCGGTGGCAGTTTGTCGGTGATAAATTTCTGGGTTTCGGGGTTCTGGGTTCGTAGGCAGATTAGGTGGTTGCAGTTGTCGATAAACTGTTCCGCTGCCGCTTCTGAGCCCAATTGCGCCTCAAAGTCCGCCAGTGTCTGGGTGGCGACGTACAGCCGGAATTTGGCTCCCCGTCCTTTGTTGAGCAGGGATAACAGTTGTGGGCAGAGTACTTCAGCGGCTTCATCTACGAATAAGTTAATAGGTTGATCATTTGTGGATGAGTAGTTGTAACGATCACCTGCCACAGCGGCAAGATCGGCCAGTAACAGCTGCCCGATAGCTTTTCCCACCATCGGGTCGCTTAACGAATCCAGTCCGAAATACATCACCTTGTTTTGTTCAATCAGGTTAGCCGTATGAGTACAGGGTCGAAGGTCGTCTATATCCGCAGGGTCGGGCGATAACAGTCGTGCAAGAGGTCCACCGGTTAACATGCCCAGAACAGGCAGCAGGGTAGCGACCATCTTGCCGTAGTGCGCCCGGTCGTGTTCAAACAGTGAGATCAATCCTTCTACGTCGGTACATGGATTGTCAGGCATGGTCTGTTCTCGGTAAAGCTCTATCCAGCGGCGAGCTACGGTATCCTGATTGGCCTTACCCTGTTGTGATTTTGAAGTGATTTTTTTCTCGGCTTCAGGACAGTGGCTTGAACACACCGCTGTTAAAGCCCGTATCAACAGCCGGGCAACACCACCTTCCAACCCTTGCCGAATAAGTACCAGAGTGGGACGTTGACCGCAGAGAAGATAGCCCTGCACCACAGCATCCACCGCTTTCTGGGCAAATGCCTGAAACGGTGCGTTATCACCGCCCGACGGCATCAGCCCGGCAATGCGACTGGCCAACTCGCTGGAACGGTTAAAGTTCTGTAACAGGTTGATACGGATGGAGTCCGCCGGAAAGCCGGGATGAAACTTCATAAAGCGACGTTGACTGCCTGACAGTTCACAACTTCTGAGCGTATGGGAAGCAAGGTCATGGTCGCCTTTGGGATCGATGATAATCACCGGCTCGTTGCGTAGCACCGCCTGAGTGACCAACAGATCAAACAGCCGGGTTTTGCCGCTGCCGGGAACACCAATCACCATGGTGTGCATCTGAACCTGTTCCAAGGGTTGAAACAGTGTTTGCTCATGCTCTTCCATGCCATGAATCCAGCCTGCGCCCATAATACTCTCAGATTTGGCGGGCTGGTTATCGCTGCGAAGCAGGTCCCATGCCAGCTGTCCGTGCTGTCGTTGCCACTCAAAACCCCAGCCCAGCCAGACGCCTTTCTCACTGTTTTGTTGCTGAAGGGTTTGGCACTGTTTGGCGGTCAATGTGAGTAGGGTCAGCTTTTTGCCTTTCAACCTCCGGTGTCGCTGCCATAGGGGCAGGGCTTGAGTCAGTCTGACGAGAGTGGTTGTGGCGCACAGAGCGGTGGTCACCATAAAACCAATTGTTGGCAGGGTGCTGAAAAACATCAGGGTGATGGCAATATTCATTGACGTGAACCAGAGCACCGCCGAGCTGAGTTCATAAATGGGTCGCCAGCTTTGCAGGTAGGGCTTGTCGCTGATCATGGTGTAGCCTCTGCCGCTGCATTACTGGCTGGCAGCCATTGGCGACACTGTTTAGATATTTCCGGTTGCAACGCAATCACCTGACGACCATTGCGGCGAATGATGACCTGGTTAGCGATGGGGCGCAGCCAACCCTGCTCTTGCCAGCACTCCAGCAGGGCATCGGGTTCGGGCAATCCTTCCTGACTGGAGACATCTTCCGGCCATTGCAAAAGCAGAGACTCTTTTGCCCATTTCACACTGTCGGGGTTCAGTCGGGACACCACCTGTTTTAACCACTCCAAACCATTTCCAGACGGTTGTTTTGAAGCCGTTTGTTTTAAAGCTGTCTCTTTTAACGTTGGCTGCTCTGGGGCAAGGGGGTGAGCAAGACCTGTCAGAGCTTCTCCCCGTACAAAGTGCAGTTTGACACTTTTCAGGCGAGCCACTTCCACTGCATTCACCAGTTGTTTAACCGCTAAAGGGCTACTCTGCCCCACCAGTGCGCTGATAAAGGTTTGCCAGAGAATGCCCTTATCATGGTCTGGCTTTAAGGCATAACGTAGGTTGTTGGGTATCAGTTGTTCCAGCAGTAACAGGTTTGTCCAGGTATATTCTTGTGGAATGGGCTTATCGGGGCGGGATTCACAGTGCTGCCAGTGAGGGCAGTAACGTTCAATTCGGTATTGTTGCAGCCAGCTTTGCAGACTTTGCTGAGTCGCCATCCACTGTCCGACCTGTTCATCCCTGATTGTTACACAGCTGATCATGCGTCCACTGTCATGCAGCAGTCCGGCGACACCGGCCATTAATCGCCAGAGGGGCTGTCTTGCCCGGCGTCGATCCGGGTAGAGATCATGATCCACATGGATTTGTTGTGTGGAAGACACCGCCCAGAAAGCAGTTTCCAGAGCATGGCGTAAGGCTCCGGCGGGTTCACAATGATGCAGGGGGTGAGCAGGCAATAAGTGCAGCCAGAGAGCCAGCTGATCCAGCGTCTGGTTAAACAGTTCCTGCAGTTCATCAGGCAGACAGAGTTGTTCATTGACCTGCTGAATCAATAGTTGTTGCTGATGCAATATGGTTCCTACTCCCACCTGATAGCCTGCACACCCCTCTGACGGATTGGTATCCGGTGCTGGGTGGGGTGTTGGCAGAGATTCCGTTTTTTGATGAGGGTGCAGCCAGTGGTTAACCACCGATAAAACCTGGGAAGCGGTCATGGTTAGAGCCCGAATATGGAGTTGATAATGGTGGGAGTCACCTGCAAACCAACAGCCGCACCGACGCCGGTAGCAAAACCGATCAGGGAGTTGCGTGCCATGCCGTAAGCCAGTCCTATCAGGACAAAGGAGATGGACAGTGTTCGACCAAGGTCGCCTTTAATCCAGCCCACTAATCGCCCGTAGATTTCCGAAAAATCATTGGAGCCTGTGACGGTCAAAGTGTCTGCAGCCCAGAGTTCTGGCGACAATAAGGCCAGTATCAGGATTGCTGCGGTTTGCAGCATTATGCGTTGCTGATGGAGGTGGCTTTGTAAGAAGTGGGGAGTGCTGGCAAGACAAGATAAGGAATACATGGGATACGTCTCTTAGTCAGTGGAAGTGTAAATGGGAACCGCAGACTGCCATTCCCTCGGGTAGATGTCGGTCATCACCACACCGCCGCTGTGCCAGTTACCCTGTTTATCCACCCAGGGGGCGATCCAGATTCTCAGGATTTGAGCGGGTAACCGGTTTGGGATTGATTCAGGAGTGATGACATTTAGATCAGGTTCTGCTTTGGTCATGGTGGG from Endozoicomonas sp. NE40 includes:
- a CDS encoding TraI domain-containing protein; translation: MTASQVLSVVNHWLHPHQKTESLPTPHPAPDTNPSEGCAGYQVGVGTILHQQQLLIQQVNEQLCLPDELQELFNQTLDQLALWLHLLPAHPLHHCEPAGALRHALETAFWAVSSTQQIHVDHDLYPDRRRARQPLWRLMAGVAGLLHDSGRMISCVTIRDEQVGQWMATQQSLQSWLQQYRIERYCPHWQHCESRPDKPIPQEYTWTNLLLLEQLIPNNLRYALKPDHDKGILWQTFISALVGQSSPLAVKQLVNAVEVARLKSVKLHFVRGEALTGLAHPLAPEQPTLKETALKQTASKQPSGNGLEWLKQVVSRLNPDSVKWAKESLLLQWPEDVSSQEGLPEPDALLECWQEQGWLRPIANQVIIRRNGRQVIALQPEISKQCRQWLPASNAAAEATP
- a CDS encoding conjugal transfer protein TraF, translated to MFFFLLLLLLFPATAISEERWFDRHSEGWFWYESIPEPEEQTNNPAMSAVLSKEPPASWIRKNIGEYLDRAIDDPSKENISAYLYLNKIVKDKAERFAHAGKRIIENDPYLDENIRRPISPAAAKIKDDIAYKAKEAILTKIAKMAGLVFYYKGSCPLCHVQAKAVLLLRMNYGFEIIAISTDGNTIREFPNSHIDLSPPGALNILAYPALFLMRPPSNIKLVRQGALSFTELVDRLVEVAFEQQWIDEQEYTATKIAGSHSLPSLHFPHHELPGPLLKVLNDEK
- a CDS encoding TraV family lipoprotein; this encodes MSVKHFKIVVTLFLCASTFFLQGCSVLGIGESEYACEKPGKGVCKSARQVYRDTDLSTIEPITPPQPPTMTKAEPDLNVITPESIPNRLPAQILRIWIAPWVDKQGNWHSGGVVMTDIYPREWQSAVPIYTSTD
- the traA gene encoding TraA family conjugative transfer protein, encoding MLQTAAILILALLSPELWAADTLTVTGSNDFSEIYGRLVGWIKGDLGRTLSISFVLIGLAYGMARNSLIGFATGVGAAVGLQVTPTIINSIFGL
- a CDS encoding DUF4400 domain-containing protein → MTNSQKQTSPIVVWCYGLGLILIWLAIPGQNMNQYLQKEQQQYAQSLGEGNGIWIINTGQRLYSKTVFETGVQGFLLKHTTPDRKMGEGLAKTIEFFQSVVRNFLTLLQQLFYRIALLIACFPYWGIVLLAAVMDGWLIRKIRYHDFHYTSPLRNLWSRRLCRWIPGLFLYLVMIPWSFPVWLFPVMAWLTTLSLGWWTANWQKRV
- a CDS encoding tyrosine-type recombinase/integrase — translated: MASYEERIHGWLVRIHKFGVRESKTFDTKEEAESWANKREEEIAAMGSSEREVAKVRRQKVTLRQCFERYIKEVSPKKKGKETALREGKRFMQFCTNPSHEPLGSLMDKKMSKIEPHHIAEWKLNRLNHVTNSSVVRDKNFLSHVFSTAREWGYIEETPFGGKVKFSEDDDSDRDRRVTDQEIEEVLFALDDWDRQRKPETPRETVALLWCLCLETGMRLQEVKFLEAAEIDLESGVIDLPRERVKEKRKKSVALTDEAIRLIQLGKTEEKYWFDSNKLNVSSIFSLASRQTTIENLQFRDSRHEALTRLSEKLKPFELARQAGHRDMNRTLKYYRKTAREYGQKLRD
- the traD gene encoding conjugative transfer system coupling protein TraD (Members of this protein family are the putative conjugative coupling factor, TraD, as the term is used for the SXT and TOL plasmid systems.), which codes for MISDKPYLQSWRPIYELSSAVLWFTSMNIAITLMFFSTLPTIGFMVTTALCATTTLVRLTQALPLWQRHRRLKGKKLTLLTLTAKQCQTLQQQNSEKGVWLGWGFEWQRQHGQLAWDLLRSDNQPAKSESIMGAGWIHGMEEHEQTLFQPLEQVQMHTMVIGVPGSGKTRLFDLLVTQAVLRNEPVIIIDPKGDHDLASHTLRSCELSGSQRRFMKFHPGFPADSIRINLLQNFNRSSELASRIAGLMPSGGDNAPFQAFAQKAVDAVVQGYLLCGQRPTLVLIRQGLEGGVARLLIRALTAVCSSHCPEAEKKITSKSQQGKANQDTVARRWIELYREQTMPDNPCTDVEGLISLFEHDRAHYGKMVATLLPVLGMLTGGPLARLLSPDPADIDDLRPCTHTANLIEQNKVMYFGLDSLSDPMVGKAIGQLLLADLAAVAGDRYNYSSTNDQPINLFVDEAAEVLCPQLLSLLNKGRGAKFRLYVATQTLADFEAQLGSEAAAEQFIDNCNHLICLRTQNPETQKFITDKLPPVRYRYFIRNQGISTDANRPMEFTGSLSEQQLEETGDLFPPQLLGELPNLEYVARLGGGRLLKGRIPIICSPES